From Camelina sativa cultivar DH55 chromosome 20, Cs, whole genome shotgun sequence, the proteins below share one genomic window:
- the LOC104771949 gene encoding RNA-binding protein 34-like, whose protein sequence is MGKKKSKETEAEPQNEEPQAQSGIFTTLFSGDVAEGGSSGFASLFSDDNPFRRKQPQEIKDEEKGDKRNVDEEEETVLPVKTRKYKKEKKLKSPDGVEEKETNSEVIEETGLESKRKKRKRDEIEKEYETKKYGSVEMKKVGEKRKKADEVADTMVSKEGFDDESKLLRTVFVGNLPLKVKKKVILKEFSKFGVVESVRIRSVPIVDSKRTRKGAIMLKQINEKASSVHAYVVFETEQSAEASLAHNMSLIDGNHVRVDRACPPRKKQKGQDDAHLYDPKRTVFMGNLPFDVKDEEVYQLFTGKSNLENSIEAVRVIRDPHLNIGKGIAYVLFKTREAANLVIKKGYLKLRERELRISRVKPDATPSKRKSNPSEAYSPADKRMRKDKVVTPTPTGKANLSYQGVRASKSADDKKKPYQKSPGQSKMRPRGSSSNEDNKKAGNNSALKQRSQKRPAVAARKAKANAKSSSKEKESGGKRFAGTKRKQENRTPESFSKKKKPKRF, encoded by the exons ATGgggaagaagaaatcgaaggaAACGGAGGCGGAACCTCAAAACGAAGAACCTCAGGCTCAATCAGGTATCTTCACCACTCTATTCTCCGGCGATGTGGCTGAAGGAGGAAGCTCTGGCTTTGCGAGTCTCTTCTCCGACGATAACCCTTTCCGGCGAAAACAACCTCAGGAAATCAAAGATGAGGAGAAAGGGGATAAAAGAAAtgtcgatgaagaagaagaaacagtttTGCCTGTGAAGACGAGGAAAtataaaaaggagaagaaactgAAATCACCAGATGGtgttgaagagaaagagacgaATTCGGAGGTTATTGAAGAAACTGGGTTGGagtcaaagaggaagaagaggaagagagatgaGATTGAGAAGGAATACGAGACGAAGAAGTATGGAAGCGTTGAGATGAAGAAGGTTggtgagaagaggaagaaggctGATGAAGTAGCTGATACGATGGTTTCAAAAGAAGGATTTGATGATGAGAGTAAGCTTCTTAGAACTGTCTTCGTTGGGAATTTGCCTTTGAAGGTTAAGAAAAAAGTCATCTTGAAGGAATTTAGTAAATTTGGTGTGGTTGAATCTGTGAGGATACGCTCTGTCCCCATTGTCGAT TCGAAGAGGACTAGGAAAGGAGCTATAATGCTTAAACAAATCAATGAGAAAGCTTCAAG TGTCCATGCCTATGTTGTGTTTGAAACAGAGCAGTCTGCTGAAGCTTCTCTGGCACATAACATGTCTCTG ATTGATGGGAATCATGTCCGCGTTGATAGAGCATGTCCTCCTCGTAAGAAGCAGAAAGGTCAGGATGATGCTCATTTGTATGATCCTAAGAGGACGGTCTTTATGGGTAATCTCCCTTTCGATGTGAAG GACGAGGAAGTGTATCAACTGTTTACGGGTAAGAGTAATCTGGAGAACAGCATAGAAGCTGTTCGTGTTATTAGAGATCCTCACTTGAACATTGGGAAAGGAATAGCTTACGTCTTGTTTAAAACACGG GAAGCTGCAAATCTCGTAATCAAGAAAGGATATTTGAAgctaagagaaagagagttacGGATTTCTCGAGTCAAACCTGATGCAACGCCATCAAAGAGAAAGAGCAATCCTTCTGAAGCCTACTCGCCGGCCGATAAAAGAATGCGAAAGGACAAGGTGGTGACACCAACTCCGACGGGGAAGGCTAATCTTTCATATCAAGGTGTGCGAGCTTCAAAATCTGCTGATGATAAGAAGAAACCTTATCAGAAGAGCCCCGGACAATCAAAGATGAGACCTAGAGGAAGTAGCAGCAATGAAGACAACAAAAAGGCTGGGAATAATAGTGCTTTGAAGCAGAGAAGTCAGAAGCGGCCAGCGGTTGCAGCAAGAAAGGCGAAAGCAAATGCAAAAAGTTCgtcgaaagagaaagagagcggTGGTAAGCGATTTGCAGGGACTAAGcgtaaacaagaaaacagaacgCCTGAAAGCTtctctaagaagaagaaaccgaagCGGTTTTAG